GATGGCTTCGGCCACGATGGCAGCCGTTTGCTGAGCTCTCTTCTTGGGACTGGCAATCACAACTTCGAAGCTCAGTCCCATTTTCTGGATCGCTGCAGCTGCTGTTTTGATGCAATCCTCGCCCTCAGAACTCAATGGTTCCGTGGGGTCCTCTTCTTTCGACAAATTTGGTCCATGCTGCATCAAGTAAATTTCCATTCTATTCCCTCCTTGCCACAGCATCGTATTCCGCCAACAATGCTTGCAGTTCCTCCTCTGTCACATCAGTCCATCGTTGGTAGGCGTCAGCCACTGCAAAACTCCATCCTCCTCTGATGTTGGCGCAAAAGACTCCTTCTACCTTCCGGGCGATTTTCAACAGGGAGTGCCGGTGAGCTGTGGGTACCGCAATGAAGAGCTTTTCTGCGCCACTATTCCTCAGGGCTGCCACGGCAACCTCGAGCGTGGAACCTGAGGCCAGGCCATCATCTACTACCACTGTCCAGCGGTTGCTGAGGTTCGGAAAAGGACGTCTGCCTCGCAAGGTGCGAAAGCGCTGTTCAACTTTACGCTCTGTCATCTCGACTCCCTGCTGGATATCTTCCTTTCGAAGGCCAAAATGCCTGACCAGTTCTTCATTGACCTTGACCGTGCCGTCGAAGGCCACCGCGCCGTAGCCACATTCCGTGTTCCACGGCAAAGTAATCTTACTGACCACCGCCACATCTAGAGGAAGCTCAAGCCGCCGAGCGAGACTCACACCTACAGGTATGCCGCCTGCTGGTATGGCCAGCACCAGGGGATTCCTGCCCACCTTACCTTCGAGTAATTCTGCCAGAACCTCTCCCGCATGGCTTCTGTCTCGAAACACTCCGGTGCGCTCTCGCAACTCCACAACATCATGTATATTTTTGCCAAGAACTACTGACACTCGGAAAACCGTTCCATCTTGCCGTATATGTGAGGCTGCTCAATTTAATACCTTTTATTAAGATAGCTACTTCAGCCTCTATAGACAAGCGTTGACTGAGAAATCAACCGATTCTTCCTAAACCACCCTGGCGCCCTCTATCAATGGCTCATCCCACCCACTGCCCGCAACACTTCCCAGCTGCAAGGGCACACCAGAAGCCGCCCCACATGCAAACAACGAGGAAGCCTGGCAAGAGTGCTGGGAGTGCGCCTCGATTGCGCCGAGCCAGCGGATTTCAGATCACAAGAGATCAGCAGACTCAGTCACCTTTACAGCATAAAGGGGAAACATAGATAATCGTCGTTTGAAGACCTGGCCGGAAAATTTATCTGCCGCGTCCAAGCAGAATGACCGCAACCAGAGCCAGCAGCAGAGCGAACCAGATGATGACGGCCCGCTGCGTGGCCCTTCTAGCCATTTCTGCTTCCCACCAGAGCCTCGGTTGTACGCCCTGGAGCAGAAAAACCAGGACGCCGGCCAGATTGATGCAGATGAGGTTGGCAGCAAAGAGAAGCAAGGCTTCGAAAGCCAGGGAGAAAAATCCGGAACCGCATAACAGCCCAAAAACTACCAGAGGCGGCAAGAAGGCCACAGCTACCATTACTCCCACAAGCGTGGAGGACACGCCGCTGGTGAAGGCCAGGGCTCCCGCTCCACCAGCTGCCAGGGCAAGGACAATGTCGCTCAGGCCGACCTGGGTTCTGGAGGCTATTTCTTGAATTGCAGGGTCCACAGCAGCAACAAGCCCAATTGCTGCAGACAGTACCAGGGTAATTGCTACTCCCACAAAACTTGTTTTCAAGGCGGTGCGTGCCAGGCGCATTTCTCCGAGGGTGGTGGCCAGTGACAAGGCTGCGTTTGGCCCCAACAGTGGCGCTATCACCATGGCCCCGATAACAACTGCCGTATTGTCCCGCATGATGCCAATGCTTGCCACAATGGCTGACAACACCACCATAGCAGCAAAAACAGGAGAAAGCTTTGCCGCATCAGTAATGTCAACATACAGCTCTTCCCTGCTGATGCGCCTCTTTTTGCTCTTCTTATCGGTCGCAGCAGTAGCAGGGGCAGTGCCGTCCTCGTTGTCCTCTACTGTCTCCATTCGAGGCAAGGATGCCTCTACCGGTATGAGAACAGCCCGGAAAGCCTCGAGTGAACCATAGTTTCTCTCGAAGAGATCCAGGATAGCCTCTGCATCTTCGGCCGCCAGCAGCACCTTTACCAGCGTCTGCTCATCAGCCAATGGTTGGCGCCAGACTCCCAGGACCGGCTGTCCATTCAGGTAAGTATCGACATATGCCCCTATGTCGGCAGGAACCACAAGTTCAATCATTCGCAGTGCCATGTGCATCTCCAAACTAGAAAGGGATGACTGTTCTCTACACTAAGCCTGCAACTCTGAATCTCAGACCGCCGCCAGCAAACCCCTGTTATTGCAGCCTGCATATCCTTGAATCATGCCCACAGGAGCTCCCCCGGCAGCTGCCATTCCAGTGAATCTACCGTATCTTCGATTACAACATCAGACTGCTCCTGATGCCTGTCTTCTCTCGCTGCGATGGCTCAGGTTGTTGTCAGCACTCAGAGCCTGACCCAGGGTAGCCTCATTGCCGGATAATTTCCAGTCGTCACTCCGTAGCCAAAGCTTCTTTTCCCTGAAAAGCTTTTGCTGGCCGGTCTAAAGAAATCATTTTTGCCGCTTGTCAGGCGCGATCTAATCATGTACAACAATTCCCCAGCAGACGATTGTGTGGACCAGATGGAGATGAGTTATGACCAGAGAAAGAATACCCATTCCGACACTGCGAGGCTCTGATTGCTTTGCTTGTGGTAGCAATAATCCGCTTGGCTTGAAGATGCAATTCTACTGCCAGGGCAACAAGGTCTGCTCGGATGTAGTAGTCGAGCAGCATCACGTGGGATGGCAGAATATGGTCCACGGCGGTATTATCTCCACTCTTCTCGATGAGATTATGTCCTGGACGGTTCTCTATTTCAGAAAAGTTTTTGCTGTCACCAGACAGATAAAAGTGAAGTATCTTAGACCAACACCTGTGGGCACCCCGCTGACGGTCCAGGGAGAGATTCTTGGTGAAACGGAAAAAAAGGCAATCCATACTTCAGGGGTTTTGCTCGACTCTCGAGGGAAAAAACTCGCCAGGAGTGAGGCGGAATTCGTCATCCTGACTGGCAGCAGGCTCGAAGTGCTGCCCCTTGAGTCAAGGCAAGAAATGGAGCTGTTGTTCAAACATATCAATAAGTTGCAACGACAAATTAAGACAGGCGCAAGCAGTTCACCTTAAGAAGAATCCCCTGGAGACTATCCATGGAAGAGAAGCATATTTTCTTTGCGGCTGGACCTGTCAAACTGGAAGGGTTGTTTTATGCTGCCAAAGGAAACAACGGTGTAGTAATCACCCATCCCCATCCCATATACGGCGGCAACATGGAAAGCGCTGTGGTAGATCTGCTCAGCCGCACCTACCAACTAGCAGGCTACAGCACCCTGCGCTTCAATTTTCGCGGAGTGGGCAACAGCGGCGGGTATTACGACCAGGGAGAGGGTGAGCAGCAAGATGTACAGGCAGCCCTGGAGTACCTGGTGACTCACTGTGATGGATCAGTTGATCTGGTGGGCTATTCCTTTGGAGCCTGGGTAAACGCACGAGCCCTGGCTACTATCGCCCCACCTAACAGAGTAATAATGATATCGCCGCCAGTATCCCATCTCGACTTCAGTGGCATCGCCACTATTCCTCGCCTTCGGCTGGTAGTAGTGGGCGACCGAGATCAGTTCGCCCCACTCGAAGAAATAATTTCATTCATGCCGAAATGGAATCCCAGAGCTCGCCTGGAAGTTATCGAGAACGCTGATCATTTCTACGTGAGCGCTCTTGGCACGCTCGAAGCAATATTCACAGCCTTTCTCGCAAACAGGGGGTGAGTCCGCTGCCAGCAAAAGGCGGCAAGTAAACACACTGAAAAAAGAGCCGCAGGCGTTGCAACTGCAGCACTTCAGCCCTCCTCCAGAAAGCTGATGGCATCTTCAGGGCAAGCAACGATGCAGATGCCATCTAGATCGCAGATGCTCTCATCTATGACAGCCGTACCTTCTTGAATGGAAATTGCCTTCTGAGGGCAGGCAAGAACACATTCTCCGCTGGCAATGCATTTATCAGGATCAACCACGATTTTCATTG
The Deltaproteobacteria bacterium DNA segment above includes these coding regions:
- a CDS encoding phosphoribosyltransferase, producing MSVVLGKNIHDVVELRERTGVFRDRSHAGEVLAELLEGKVGRNPLVLAIPAGGIPVGVSLARRLELPLDVAVVSKITLPWNTECGYGAVAFDGTVKVNEELVRHFGLRKEDIQQGVEMTERKVEQRFRTLRGRRPFPNLSNRWTVVVDDGLASGSTLEVAVAALRNSGAEKLFIAVPTAHRHSLLKIARKVEGVFCANIRGGWSFAVADAYQRWTDVTEEELQALLAEYDAVARRE
- a CDS encoding TIGR00341 family protein codes for the protein MALRMIELVVPADIGAYVDTYLNGQPVLGVWRQPLADEQTLVKVLLAAEDAEAILDLFERNYGSLEAFRAVLIPVEASLPRMETVEDNEDGTAPATAATDKKSKKRRISREELYVDITDAAKLSPVFAAMVVLSAIVASIGIMRDNTAVVIGAMVIAPLLGPNAALSLATTLGEMRLARTALKTSFVGVAITLVLSAAIGLVAAVDPAIQEIASRTQVGLSDIVLALAAGGAGALAFTSGVSSTLVGVMVAVAFLPPLVVFGLLCGSGFFSLAFEALLLFAANLICINLAGVLVFLLQGVQPRLWWEAEMARRATQRAVIIWFALLLALVAVILLGRGR
- a CDS encoding PaaI family thioesterase, yielding MTRERIPIPTLRGSDCFACGSNNPLGLKMQFYCQGNKVCSDVVVEQHHVGWQNMVHGGIISTLLDEIMSWTVLYFRKVFAVTRQIKVKYLRPTPVGTPLTVQGEILGETEKKAIHTSGVLLDSRGKKLARSEAEFVILTGSRLEVLPLESRQEMELLFKHINKLQRQIKTGASSSP
- a CDS encoding alpha/beta hydrolase, which codes for MEEKHIFFAAGPVKLEGLFYAAKGNNGVVITHPHPIYGGNMESAVVDLLSRTYQLAGYSTLRFNFRGVGNSGGYYDQGEGEQQDVQAALEYLVTHCDGSVDLVGYSFGAWVNARALATIAPPNRVIMISPPVSHLDFSGIATIPRLRLVVVGDRDQFAPLEEIISFMPKWNPRARLEVIENADHFYVSALGTLEAIFTAFLANRG
- a CDS encoding 4Fe-4S binding protein; translated protein: MKIVVDPDKCIASGECVLACPQKAISIQEGTAVIDESICDLDGICIVACPEDAISFLEEG